The Pseudomonas oryzicola genomic sequence CAAACGGCGTTGCAGCACTTCGGCCAGCTGGCTGTCGCGGTCATCCGGCAGGTGCAGCACGCAGACCACCGGCAGGGCAAAGCCGGCCGGCAACGCGCCGAGCACCTTGAACAGGGCCGTTACCCCGCCCGCCGAGGCGCCGATCACCACTGCGCGCACGCCGTTCATGACTTGCGGTAGATCCGTTCGGGCTTGACCAGCGGCTCGAAACGCTCGGCATAGGCGGAAAAGTCCACCGACTCCTTGCTGCCCAACACCAGGAAGCCGCGGTGGCACAGGGACTCGTGGAACAGCCCCAGGGCGCGGTCCTGCAATACCTTGTCAAAGTAGATGAGGACGTTGCGGCACGACACCAGCTGGGTTTCGGAAAACACGCTGTCGGTGGCCAGGCTATGGTCGGCGAAGGTCACGTTTTCGCGCAGCGAGCTATCCATGATGGCATTGCCGTAGGCCGCCGTGTAGTAGTCGGAAAAGTCCCGCCGGCCACCGGCCAGGCGGTAGTTTTCAGCGTATTCGTACATGCTCTGCATCGAGTAGATACCCTGCTTGGCCTTGTCCAGCGAATGCGGGTTGATGTCGGTGGCGTAGATGATGGTGCGCTCCAGCAACCCTTCTTCGCGCAGCAGGATGGCCATCGAATAGACCTCCTCGCCGGTACTGCAGCCGGCAATCCAGACCTTGATCGATGGCCAGGTGCGCAGCAGCGGCACCACCTCGTTGCGCAGCGCCAGAAAGTGCTCCGGGTCGCGAAACATCTCGCTGACCGGAATCGTCAGGTACTGCAGCAATTGCATGAACATGCCGGGGTCGTGCAGCACGCGCTCCTGCAGTGCCGATACCGTCAGGCAATCGAACTGGCGCAGCGCATGCAGGATCCGGCGCTTGATCGAAGCGCCGGAATAGTTGCGGAAATCGTAGCTGTACTTGAGATAGATGGCCTCGATCAGCAAGCGGATTTCGATGTCGGTGTTACGTTCGCTAGTCAAATTCGCTCCAGTTGCGGCAGCCAGACACGGATCAGCGAGAACAGGCGGTCCAGCTCGATCGGTTTGGCCAGGTAATCGTTGGCGCCAGCCTGCAGGCAACGCTGCTGGTCATCCTTCATCGCCTTGGCGGTCACGGCGATGATCGGCAATTTGCGCCACCGCGCTTGCTGGCGGATCAGCCGGGTAGCCTCGAAGCCGTCCATTTCCGGCATCATCACATCCATCAGCACCAGGTCGATGTCATCATGCTGCTCCAGGCGCTCGATGGCTTCTCGCCCGTTGCGACCGATCTCGACGATCGCGCCCTTTTGTTCCAGCGCGCTGGTGAGGGCGAAGATGTTGCGCACGTCGTCGTCCACCAGCAGCACCTTGCGGCCCTCGAACACCTTGTCGCGGCTGCGCGCAGTCTTGAGCATGCGCTGGCGTTCGTTGGACAACTGCGATTCGACCTTGTGCAGAAACAGTGTCACTTCGTCGAGCAGGCGTTCCGGCGAGCGCGCGCCCTTGATGATGATCGAGCGCGAATACTTGAGCAGGTCGGCTTCTTCTTCACGGGTCAGGTTGCGCCCGGTATACACGATCACCGGCGGGAAGGCACGGATGTCCTCGGCGGTCATGCGCTTGAGCAGCTCGTTGCCGAGCATGTCCGGCAGCTTGAGGTCGATGATCATGCAGTCGTAGATGTTCTCGCGCAGCAGCGCCAGGGCATCCTTGGCCATGGCCACAGCGGTGATCTCGACATCATCGTCGCCGATCAGCCGGGCAATGCTCTCGCGCTGCAGGTCGTCGTCCTCCACCAGCAGGATGTGCTTGAGCTTCTGGGTCAGCTTGGCTTCCAGGCGAGCAAACACTTCCTTGAGTTCCTCGCGGCTGGTGGGCTTGACCGCATAGCCGACGGCGCCCATGTGCATGGCCGCCTCGACCCGGTCTTCCACGGAAATGACATGCACCGGGATGTGCCGGGTGCTGGCCTGTTCCTTCAGGCGTTGCAGCACGGTGAGGCCGGAATGGTCGGGCAGGCGCATGTCCAGCAGGATGGCATCGGGAATGTACTGCACGGCCAGTTCGAAGCCCTCGTCGGCGCCCTGCGCGACCAGGCAGCTGTAACCCAGCTCGTGGGCCAGGTCGAACAGGATACGGGCGAAGTTCGGTTCGTCTTCGATCACCAGGATGCAGCGGTTGGCGAACGGCGCATGCTCGCGGTCGTCGGCGAATGCCGGGGCCGGGCGCTGCGGCTTCACCGCGACGGGTGTCGGCGAAGCCGGTGGCAAGGCATCGACCGCCGGGCGCAGGGCGAGCGGTTCGGCCGTCTGTGCCTCACGCTCGTAGCGCTCCGGCAGGGTCAGGCTGAACACGCTGCCCTGGCCGGGGCTGCTGTTGACAGTGATCTGCCCACCCAGCAAATGCGCCAGGTCGCGAGAAATCGACAACCCCAGGCCGGTGCCGCCATAACGCCGGTTGCTGGTGCCATCGACCTGATGAAAGGCACCGAAGATCGCCTGCTGCTGGTCGGCGGCAATACCGATGCCGGTATCCCGCACGGCAAAGATGATGCCGCTGTCGGGCTGGTAGCCGATGTTCAGGCTGACCTGGCCGCGCTCGGTGAACTTGATGGCGTTGGACAGCAGGTTCTTGAGGATCTGCTCCAGGCGCTGCCGGTCGGTGAACAGGGTGGCTGGCACCTGGGCGTCGGTGACCACCTCGAAGGCCAGGCCCTTGTGCCCTGCCAACGGTTCGAACATGCCGCGCAGGCCTTCGACCAGGCGCTCCAGCTGGGTGGTTTCCGGGCGCACTTCCAGCTTGCCGGCCTCCACCTTGGCGATGTCGAGGATGTCGTTGATCAGGTTGAGCAAGTCGTTGCCGGCCGAGTAGATGGATTCGGCGAACTTGACCTGTTCCTCGCTGAGGTTGCCTTCCACGTTCTCGGCCAGCAGCTTGGCCAGGATCAGCGAACTGTTCAGCGGTGTGCGCAGCTCGTGGGACATGTTGGCGAGGAACTCGGACTTGTACTTGCTCGAACGCTGCAACTCCTCGGCGCGCGCCTGCAGTTGCTCCTGGGCGTGGAGCAGCTCATCGTTCTTGCGGTCCAGCGCCTCGGTGCGCTCGGACAACTGCTCGTTGGTCTGCTCCAGCTCCGCCTGCTGGGTTTCCAGGTGAGCCTGGGACTCCTTGAGCACGCGGGACTGTTCCTCCAGCTCTTCGTTGGCGGTTTTCAGCTCTTCCTGCTGCACCTGCAGCTCTTCGTTCAGTTGCTGGGTTTCGGCCAGCACTTCCTGCAGGCGCTGGCGGTAACGGGCGCTGTCGATAGAGATACCGATGTTGCCACCGAGCCGTTGCAACAGTTCCTCGTCACGTGGTTGCAAGGGCCGCAGGAAGCCCAGCTCGAGCACGCCATTGACCTGCGTGCCCTCGCCAGCCGGCATCAGCACAGCGCTGAGCGGCAAGCCCCGGCCCAGGCCGGAGCTGAGGTGGAAATAGCCCTCTGGCAAGTTCTCCAGGCGCAGCAGGCGCCCCTCGCGCACGGCCTGGGCCAGCAAGCCTTCGTGGTCGCCCAGCAGCTGTTCGCGGGCCTGTTCTTCGGCATCCAGGCCGTAACAGGCCACCCGCACCAGGTGGCCGTGCTCGTCACGCACGTACATGGCCCCGACCACGCTGCCCAGGTAGCCAGCAAAAAAGCGCAGGATATTGTCGCCCAGCATGGACAGGGTCAGCTGGCCCAGTACCTGCTCGGCAAGCTGGGTCTGGCCGTTGCGCAGCCAGGCCTGATGTTCCAGGTGCTCGGTGGCGCGTTGCTGGGCGTGCAGGTTTGCATCGTAGCTGGCTGACAGCGCCAGCAGGTCACGCCGCCCCAGGTAGGCGAGCAAGGCGCTCAGGCCGACGATGAACAGCACGAACGACAGCATGACCGTCACCGTGACACTGCTGACCCGCTCGTTACGGGCCATGCGCAGCTGCTGCTCGGCACTGATCAGGGCATCGAACTCTTTGCGGATCTCATCGGTCAGGCGCTTGCCGCGACCACTGCCGATCGTCGCGCGGTAGTCGCCCTGGCTGCGGCGCTGGGCAATCAGTTCGCTGCCAAAGGCGTTCCAGGCCTGTTGCAAGGCGATCAAGCGGTCAATGCGCTCGACC encodes the following:
- a CDS encoding CheR family methyltransferase gives rise to the protein MTSERNTDIEIRLLIEAIYLKYSYDFRNYSGASIKRRILHALRQFDCLTVSALQERVLHDPGMFMQLLQYLTIPVSEMFRDPEHFLALRNEVVPLLRTWPSIKVWIAGCSTGEEVYSMAILLREEGLLERTIIYATDINPHSLDKAKQGIYSMQSMYEYAENYRLAGGRRDFSDYYTAAYGNAIMDSSLRENVTFADHSLATDSVFSETQLVSCRNVLIYFDKVLQDRALGLFHESLCHRGFLVLGSKESVDFSAYAERFEPLVKPERIYRKS
- a CDS encoding response regulator, whose translation is MIQAASMDQRSFRKLLTRNVGLPLGVGLLGALAFVGVINYLLSAMQWVEHTDRVIGNANETVKLSIDMETGMRGFLITGDESFLDPYEVAKPRIFGSLQGLRSMVEDNPQQVERIDRLIALQQAWNAFGSELIAQRRSQGDYRATIGSGRGKRLTDEIRKEFDALISAEQQLRMARNERVSSVTVTVMLSFVLFIVGLSALLAYLGRRDLLALSASYDANLHAQQRATEHLEHQAWLRNGQTQLAEQVLGQLTLSMLGDNILRFFAGYLGSVVGAMYVRDEHGHLVRVACYGLDAEEQAREQLLGDHEGLLAQAVREGRLLRLENLPEGYFHLSSGLGRGLPLSAVLMPAGEGTQVNGVLELGFLRPLQPRDEELLQRLGGNIGISIDSARYRQRLQEVLAETQQLNEELQVQQEELKTANEELEEQSRVLKESQAHLETQQAELEQTNEQLSERTEALDRKNDELLHAQEQLQARAEELQRSSKYKSEFLANMSHELRTPLNSSLILAKLLAENVEGNLSEEQVKFAESIYSAGNDLLNLINDILDIAKVEAGKLEVRPETTQLERLVEGLRGMFEPLAGHKGLAFEVVTDAQVPATLFTDRQRLEQILKNLLSNAIKFTERGQVSLNIGYQPDSGIIFAVRDTGIGIAADQQQAIFGAFHQVDGTSNRRYGGTGLGLSISRDLAHLLGGQITVNSSPGQGSVFSLTLPERYEREAQTAEPLALRPAVDALPPASPTPVAVKPQRPAPAFADDREHAPFANRCILVIEDEPNFARILFDLAHELGYSCLVAQGADEGFELAVQYIPDAILLDMRLPDHSGLTVLQRLKEQASTRHIPVHVISVEDRVEAAMHMGAVGYAVKPTSREELKEVFARLEAKLTQKLKHILLVEDDDLQRESIARLIGDDDVEITAVAMAKDALALLRENIYDCMIIDLKLPDMLGNELLKRMTAEDIRAFPPVIVYTGRNLTREEEADLLKYSRSIIIKGARSPERLLDEVTLFLHKVESQLSNERQRMLKTARSRDKVFEGRKVLLVDDDVRNIFALTSALEQKGAIVEIGRNGREAIERLEQHDDIDLVLMDVMMPEMDGFEATRLIRQQARWRKLPIIAVTAKAMKDDQQRCLQAGANDYLAKPIELDRLFSLIRVWLPQLERI